A stretch of the Aegilops tauschii subsp. strangulata cultivar AL8/78 chromosome 4, Aet v6.0, whole genome shotgun sequence genome encodes the following:
- the LOC109757533 gene encoding B3 domain-containing protein Os03g0619600, translating to MKNSCQGCKRYWNHLHGKVTRFVRRMSKSSRHCMVMPERFANHFSGKMSRSVKLEGPNCILYDVGVTEHRNRKVLQSGWEVFVDANDIVEKDSLMFRYRGSSRFKVAVFDSSGCEKTVSCFGIGSTMSDQEPITNSTEMSSSSSGRNTHSSVEDGCQSESSGHCRKLAWTDAASSPSEDLPGEDSPYEHESSGSDDDTLPKMISTVRVKEEQYSDASGRSDGCQNGSSSHSGSTRKTAVISTPSAESGPPKDKYVLSSRSNLADAQKEKIDKLLQDIQSRTLAFVAIMRKSNVQPPYPSLTITKEYAVAHFPHESASVILQRPGENKRWYPRFYEGNDGIHKIRGEWLDFVCDNSVEEGDICIFVPAKGGGRFTFTVHLLRAESKAHAGHFVPPYMLSQMSFLSPVQQSIVEDKAEAIQLEAHLYVAIMNKTNVGVKGHYILEFGAKYAAVYLPKEERTILLQRKGKEWQTQMHIRNGRRLVLEGGWRKFVSDNRLRVGDICLFELKRNRRKLTMIVHIISRDQC from the exons ATGAAAAATTCGTGCCAGGGCTGCAAGAGATACTGGAACCATCTACATGGGAAGGTCACTCGTTTCGTCAGGCGGATGAGCAAAAGTTCAAGACATTGCATG GTCATGCCAGAGAGGTTTGCAAACCATTTTTCAGGGAAAATGTCACGGAGCGTCAAACTAGAAGGCCCTAATTGTATTCTGTATGATGTTGGAGTTACTGAGCACAGGAATAGAAAAGTCCTCCAATCTGGATGGGAGGTGTTTGTTGATGCCAATGACATAGTAGAGAAAGACTCGTTGATGTTCCGATACCGTGGAAGTTCTCGCTTCAAGGTTGCGGTCTTTGATTCTAGTGGTTGTGAGAAAACTGTGTCCTGTTTTGGCATAGGGAGCACTATGAGTGATCAAGAACCGATCACAAATTCTACAGAAATGTCAAGCAGTTCCAGTGGTCGTAATACTCACTCGTCAGTGGAGGATGGATGCCAAAGTGAAAGCTCAGGACATTGCAGAAAACTGGCATGGACAGACGCAGCATCGTCTCCATCTGAGGATTTGCCAG GAGAAGACAGTCCTTATGAGCATGAGTCTTCTGGATCGGATGATGACACACTCCCAAAGATGATCTCAACAGTGCGTGTTAAGGAGGAACAATATTCTGATG CAAGTGGAAGATCAGACGGATGCCAAAATGGGAGCTCCAGTCATAGTGGGAGTACTAGAAAGACAGCTGTTATATCCACTCCATCTGCGGAGTCAG GACCTCCAAAGGATAAGTATGTGTTGTCAAGTAGGAGTAATTTGGCTGATGCACAAAAAGAGAAAATAGATAAGCTTCTCCAGGACATTCAATCCAGAACCCTTGCATTCGTGGCTATCATGAGGAAGTCCAATGTCCAACCACCGTATCCTTCTTTG ACCATCACGAAGGAATACGCAGTTGCACACTTTCCCCATGAAAGTGCATCTGTCATACTTCAGAGGCCGGGCGAGAACAAAAGGTGGTACCCCAGGTTCTACGAGGGGAATGATGGTATTCACAAGATTAGGGGGGAGTGGTTAGACTTTGTTTGTGACAATAGTGTGGAGGAGGGAGATATCTGCATCTTTGTACCAGCAAAGGGTGGGGGAAGGTTCACATTTACCGTTCATCTACTTCGCGCAGAAAGCAAGGCGCACGCAGGTCATTTTGTGCCGCCCTACATGCTGTCACAAATGAGCTTTCTATCTCCAGTGCAACAGAGCATAGTTGAAGATAAAGCGGAAGCCATCCAACTCGAAGCCCATCTGTATGTGGCAATCATGAACAAAACCAATGTTGGTGTGAAAGGGCATTACATCCTG GAGTTTGGTGCAAAATATGCTGCTGTGTATCTTCCAAAGGAAGAGCGAACTATTTTGCTCCAGCGTAAGGGGAAGGAATGGCAAACTCAGATGCATATTCGGAATGGTAGGAGACTTGTCCTTGAAGGAGGTTGGCGCAAATTTGTCAGTGACAACCGTCTGCGAGTTGGTGATATCTGTCTGTTTGAGCTGAAGCGGAACCGGAGGAAGCTTACCATGATTGTCCATATCATCTCCCGTGATCAGTGTTAG